One region of Bacillus pumilus genomic DNA includes:
- the tdh gene encoding L-threonine 3-dehydrogenase, whose product MCGTMKAIVKKESAYGAVLMEMPIPEINDHEVLIQVKATSICGTDVHIYNWDDWAKGRVKAPYIFGHEFTGEVVKTGKQVSRAKVGDFVSAETHVVCNQCSMCLTGQQHLCNETKILGVDIDGCFAEYVKVPEQNVWHNPAQMPVELASIQEPLGNAVHTVLHTPVSGKSVAIFGCGPIGLMAIAVAKASGAVQVFAVDQNEYRLNLAREMGADHIVDIGKDDPVEVIKQFTRMEGADVICEMSGHPVAINQALEACANGGKINILSLPERPVTIDITNQIVFRGLTVQGITGRKMFETWRQVSELLRTNTIDVKPVVTHTLPFEQFEKGFELMRNGMCGKVVLMMPSNQRGKKG is encoded by the coding sequence ATGTGTGGAACGATGAAAGCAATTGTTAAAAAAGAAAGCGCTTACGGAGCGGTGCTGATGGAGATGCCGATTCCAGAAATCAATGATCATGAAGTATTGATTCAGGTGAAAGCCACTTCGATATGCGGAACAGACGTGCATATTTACAATTGGGATGACTGGGCAAAGGGAAGAGTTAAAGCGCCCTACATTTTTGGACATGAATTTACAGGGGAAGTTGTCAAGACGGGGAAACAAGTCTCACGTGCAAAAGTAGGGGATTTTGTATCGGCAGAGACACATGTTGTATGTAATCAGTGCTCTATGTGTTTAACAGGTCAACAGCACTTGTGCAATGAAACGAAAATTTTAGGAGTAGACATTGACGGCTGTTTTGCTGAATATGTCAAAGTACCTGAACAAAATGTGTGGCACAATCCAGCTCAAATGCCAGTAGAGCTTGCGTCTATTCAAGAGCCGCTTGGCAATGCGGTTCATACAGTGCTGCACACACCTGTTTCAGGTAAGTCAGTGGCGATTTTTGGCTGCGGACCAATCGGTTTAATGGCGATCGCCGTCGCGAAAGCTTCCGGTGCTGTCCAAGTGTTTGCTGTCGATCAAAACGAATACAGGCTGAATCTTGCCCGGGAAATGGGAGCAGACCATATCGTGGATATTGGAAAAGATGATCCTGTTGAGGTGATTAAGCAGTTCACGCGGATGGAGGGGGCAGATGTGATATGCGAGATGTCAGGACATCCAGTTGCCATTAATCAAGCTCTCGAAGCTTGTGCAAATGGAGGGAAAATCAATATACTAAGCTTGCCAGAACGACCAGTGACAATTGACATTACGAATCAAATTGTTTTTAGGGGATTAACCGTGCAAGGGATCACGGGGAGAAAAATGTTTGAAACGTGGCGTCAAGTATCTGAGTTATTAAGAACAAATACCATCGATGTCAAGCCAGTTGTCACCCATACACTACCATTTGAACAGTTCGAAAAGGGATTTGAACTCATGAGAAATGGGATGTGCGGAAAGGTCGTACTGATGATGCCATCAAATCAAAGGGGGAAGAAAGGATGA
- a CDS encoding glycine C-acetyltransferase, which translates to MKEFTYLQDELETMKQQGTHQTLKEIDSKQSSTVTLNEQPVIQLSSNNYLGLTSHPRLMKAAKEAIDEFGAGTGSVRTIAGTMTMHERLEKKLAAFKKTEAALVFQSGFTTNQGVLSSILTKDDIVISDELNHASIIDGIRLTKADKKVYGHSNMEELEKILKKSMNYRVRLIVTDGVFSMDGDIAPLPEIVRLAEAYDAFVMVDDAHASGVLGENGRGTVNHFKLDGRVHIQVGTLSKAVGVLGGYVAGSAVLIDYLKHKARPFLFSTSHPPAVTRACEEAIEVLLDEPERISTLWENAAYFKEKVVSLGFQVAPTETPIIPIMIGDEALTFRFSKALIDRGVFAQGIAFPTVAKGKARIRAIITAEHTKEELDRALTIIEEEAKKLNILD; encoded by the coding sequence ATGAAAGAATTCACGTATTTACAAGATGAACTGGAAACAATGAAGCAGCAAGGCACTCACCAAACATTGAAAGAGATTGACTCAAAACAATCATCCACTGTGACATTAAATGAACAACCTGTCATACAGCTCTCCTCAAATAACTACTTAGGCCTCACCTCACATCCAAGGCTGATGAAAGCGGCAAAAGAGGCCATTGATGAATTCGGTGCTGGTACGGGGTCGGTACGAACGATCGCTGGCACAATGACGATGCACGAACGTCTTGAAAAAAAGCTCGCTGCATTTAAAAAGACCGAGGCAGCCCTTGTATTCCAATCAGGCTTTACGACCAATCAAGGGGTCTTATCAAGTATCCTGACAAAAGATGATATTGTGATTTCAGATGAACTGAATCATGCCTCAATCATTGACGGCATTCGGTTAACAAAAGCAGATAAAAAAGTATATGGTCATTCCAATATGGAAGAGCTTGAGAAAATTTTAAAGAAATCTATGAATTACCGCGTTCGTCTCATCGTCACAGACGGTGTGTTCTCGATGGATGGAGATATTGCGCCACTTCCTGAGATTGTCAGGCTCGCAGAAGCATATGATGCATTTGTGATGGTAGACGATGCACATGCCTCGGGCGTGCTTGGTGAAAATGGCCGCGGGACAGTCAACCATTTTAAACTCGACGGCAGAGTGCATATTCAGGTTGGGACACTTAGTAAGGCTGTCGGAGTGCTCGGCGGCTATGTAGCGGGATCAGCCGTTTTGATTGATTATTTAAAGCATAAAGCAAGACCGTTTTTATTCAGCACCTCACATCCGCCAGCTGTGACTAGAGCGTGTGAAGAAGCGATTGAAGTGCTGTTAGACGAACCAGAGCGAATTAGCACGCTCTGGGAAAACGCCGCCTATTTCAAAGAAAAAGTCGTCAGCCTTGGATTTCAAGTTGCTCCGACAGAAACACCCATTATTCCAATTATGATTGGAGACGAAGCTCTTACGTTTCGCTTTTCAAAGGCTTTAATAGACCGAGGCGTGTTTGCCCAGGGCATCGCTTTCCCAACTGTAGCAAAAGGAAAAGCGAGAATTAGAGCCATCATCACAGCAGAGCACACAAAA